Genomic window (Campylobacter magnus):
TATTTTGATTTAGTTTGATTGAGATTAATTAGCATTTACTCTCATTAAAGCCCTAATGCTATCAAAAAGCTTTGTTAAAAGCTTATTATGCTCATCGCCTCTATATAAAGGCTTCTGCTTCATTATCGTTTTCTTTCATCAAGCTTGTCAATAATGTATTTCATAGTATTGATATGCTCTTGTATTTTAAGCTTTTTTATTTCTTTAGCACTTAGGGCATTTTTAGAGCCTAGAGCTTTTATTTGCTCGTTTAGCTTGATATTTTGGCTACTTAAGGCCTCTATTTTATTTTGGAATTCTAGATTTTAAAAATAGCAAAAAAAGTGAAAAGTTTTTCTCAATTGGCAAAACAAGCAGGCAAAAATGATAAAAAGAGAAAAATACATAGCTAGCATAGCGGTCGTTTTGTAAGCTTTGATATCCGCCCTTTTGTGCATAAAGAGCTAAAAGAATACGCAAATGGGCTTGGCAAGGATTTTAGCTTGGGCGAGTATCTAAGCCTTGGTGGCTTTGCTAAAATTCTAAAATTCCAAAGCAATGAGAGTGTTAAAGCCTACTTAAAAGACCTTGATAGCACGGTAATTATCAATGATTTAATCGATAGATATAATATCAAAAACCGAGCTTTTTAAAAAAATTGTGGATTTTGTAATACTCTCAAATGCTAGGGTGCTAATAGCATTTAAACTACATAAAATCACAAAAAATCACTTGTTCAATAAACACGGTAATTAAGTATTTATTGCATTTAGAAAAAGCATATGCTATCCGCAAACTACCAAAATACAGCCTAAAAGCTAAGCGAAAATTAGAGTTTTTTGAAAAAGTCTATAACGAAGACATCGCTTTTAGCGTGATCCGCAGAAGAGGATAAGGACATCACAACCTAGAAAATATCATTTATAATGGGCTTATTTTTATGGGATACGAGCTATTTTTATACGATAATAACGGCAAAGAGATTGATTTTTTGGCTATCAAAGGTGGCAAAGAGTATTTAATTGCTTATAGCGTGACTGAGAATAAAGCTTATGAGCGTGAAATAGGCGCATTTGCTAGCCTGGATAATTCAAGGGCAAAAGTGCTTATCACAAATGATGAAATAGATTTTTCTACTAGCACGGTTAGACATATAAAGCTAAAAGATTTTTTGCTTATGGACAAGCTATAAAGGCTGGTAAAAAATACTAAATTTAGTAGTTTTATTTTAGCATGATGACAGCAGCCTCAATGCTTTATAAAAAACTAAAAAACAGAGCTAAAATCTGCCTTTAAAAGCGAATCTATCGTGCTTTCTAGTTTTTTAATAGCAATTAAAAAACAGGTAAAAAACTAAATTCTGGCTTTTATTACATCATTTGTTAGCTTAAAAAGTCAGGGCAATACAAGAAATTTAAAAAATTTCTATATAATGCTAGAAATTTTTAGCTTAACCTGTAAGAATAAATAGTCTTTTTTTTACCAATATTTTTACCAATGTTTTCAAACCTTAAATTGTAAAAATAATGTTTGAGGGCTCTTTTTGAGTCCTAGTGGACCCACCACCACTACTTTCCTTAATTTTACCCTAAGCATTTTTAAAAGTAATTATTTCATATTTAGACTATAGTTTTCTCATTATTTACTAGCTCTTTTAGTCCTTCAAGTACCTTTATCATCGCTAGCATGTCTAGCCCGCAATAGGCTAGCAAGCCCCACAGCGCAACTGCGCTTTGAAAAGTCTCAAAATCAAGATGATATAGCAGATAGCTAAGAATGGCTAAAAACTCACACACAGCATCAGCATTAAGAATTCTAGATTTTTCTTTGCGTGCTTTTAGCTAAGCTAGCCTTTATTCAGTAATACTTAAAAGCCCAGCAAGCATAAGGCTCTCAATAATGCATGTCTATATCGCACTCTGGTTCATTAGGGAATTCTAGAATTCTCTCAAAACGAGCGATATTTTCACGCACATTGTTAAACTGCTCTTTGGCGTTTTTGCTAAGGTCGTTTATCACAAAAAGCCAAATTTATCCCACTTTGCTTATCAAAATTGATTATATCGCACTTTTTGGCAGTGCCATAGAACTCGCTACTATCATCAAAAGCATCATAAATTTTAAATCGATTTATCCTGCTTTTTTTGTCGCTATAAAGCCTAGCAAAAAGAGCCTGCCGATACATTTTTTGCATTTTGGCAATTTTAGCTAGAATTGCAGGCTATTTGTTATCGTTTTTTATTTTAAAATCAATTATTTTGATTGTTTTGCTTTTGCGTGATGGATGTGGCAGATAGCTATCTTTCTATTTATACATTTTCTTGCCTTTTAATTTTAATTATCTTAGGAATTCTAGAATTCCCTAGATTTTATAACTAGAATTCCCTAATTTTAACTTAAAAAAATTGAGCGCATAACAAGGCTAAAAGTTATGATATTTAGCCCCATAAGAGCTAGTTTTTGCTTGTGTTTTTCTATCTTGTGATGTGCTAGCGTGCCAAAATACACGCCCACAAGCCCGCCGACACTTAAAATCGCACCGACTTTATAATCAATTAGCCCATTATAGCTCATACTCACAAAGCCTCCAAAACTAGAAAAAATCACAAAAAACAGCCCCAGCGAGATTGCCTTTTTGATATCCACTCCAAGCACGCCAACTAAAAGCGGCGTTAAAAACACAGCCCCACCCATGCCGATTGATATCGCAAAGGCAGCAATCACAGCACCGATGATAAATAGCCAGATCTCAGGGATATTTACATCACCGGTGTTTTCGTGTATATTTATGCGAAGTAAGCGGTAGAAGTTAAAGGCTATCACACAAGCAAGCGTGATTTTAAGAGCTAGTTCTGGCACAGCCTCAACGATAAAGCCACTAAAAAGCGAGCCAAACGCCGCTCCAAGCCCTAAAATAATCGCCCCTCTAAGCTCGTATTTAGCACGCTTGTAGTTAAAATATGACCCAAAAATCGCAGCTGTTAGCATAAGCATGGTAGCATCAGCAATAGCGCTTTTTATATCATAGCCAAAAGCTAGCAGCACAGGCACCAAAATCGCCCCACCGCCAATGCCAAAAAAGCCAGAAATAAAGCCTACAAACACTCCCACAAAAGGCAAAATATACAAACTCTCAAACATCTTTCATCCTAAATTTTCATAAAAAATTAGCAATTCTAACGCAATTTTTCTTATTTTTGCTAAAATAAGCAAAATTATTTTAATTTAAAGGGAACAAAAATGCCAGATTTTAACGAAATATCAAGCAAAATGCACGAAAAAGCAGGCTATAAAGATCCACTAGCCTTTGGTATAGCAAGAGTGTTAAAAAATATGAAAGGCGAGAGCATAAAAGTAGATTTTGCTGTGGTAAACTACAAAAACTCATTTGCCTCAGCAGCTGTTATCTTGCACGCTTTAGAAAAAAACGGCGCAAAACTAGATTTTAACTCACCAGAGGCTGTTTATGAGCTTCATGGTGGCGTGCTGGGTGATGCTTTAGAGCCTTTTAGCTCACTTTTTGGCGAGCTAGATAAACACGCAAATGTAAAAGCTCTAAAATGCGCTAAAAACGCTGCTAAAGTTGATTACACTCTTGACTACTCACATAGCTTTGAGGCTGTTTTTCTCTATGGTGACGCTAAGCCAGCAAGCGTGGAGAGCGTGTATTTAAAGCTATATTTACTTTCAAAAAACTTTGTAAAGCCTCGTGAAATTTGCCTTGATGGTGCCTTTGGGATACTACCAAATCTAGCGTGGGACGAAAGCGGAGAGCCTTATGAGCTTGAGTGGCTAAGAGAGCATGAAATAGAGCTAAAAATGGAGGGCAAATATCCAAATATCGCTTTTATAGACAAATTCCCTCGCATGCTAAGCCACATCATCCCAAGTGATAACGCTACTCGCGTGCTAGATAGCGCAAAAGTCCGCCTAGGCGCACACCTAGCACCTGGCACTGTGGTCATGCCAGGCGCTAGCTACATAAACTTCAATGCTGGCACGCTTGGTTCAGTCATGGTAGAAGGTCGTATCTCAAGCTCAGTTAGAGTGGGAGCCGGCAGCGATGTAGGCGGTGGTGCTAGCATTTTAGGCGTGCTAAGTGGCACAAACGGCAATCCTATTAGCGTAGGCGAAAAATGCCTTCTTGGCGCAAATAGCACAACAGGCGTGCCACTAGGCGATGGCTGCATCGTGGATGCTGGGCTTGCGATTTTAGAGGGCACAAAGGTCTTTATCTCAGCTGATAATAGAAAAAAACTAGCACAAATCAATAAAGATTTCAGCTTTGATAAAGAAATCTATAAAGCAAGAGAACTAAGCGGACTAAATGGTTTACATTTTAGACAAGATAGTAGGAGTGGTCAAATCACAGCAGCGCTTAGTACAAGAGCGATTAAGTTAAACGAAAGTTTACACTAAAGCGTTTGGCAATTCGTCTTGCGGCACTATTGCGATGAAAAGCCAGCCACGCGCGCCTTGGGATGAACTATCTGTTCTATCCCTGCGGTGCGCTTGGCTGCCTTTTTTCACACTAGCACCACAATACTAGAATTGCCGTTTTTTAAGGAATTCTAGAATTCTAGAAGGAATTCTAGATTTTTATAGAGAATTCTAGAATTCTCTCTAGAATTCTATAAGGAATTCTAGATTTTTCTAAGGAATTCTAGAATTTTATAAAGAATTCTAAAATTTTTATAGAGAATTCTAGAATTTTCTAAGGAATTCTAGAATTTTATTTTATAATTTTAAAAAATGTTGAAAAAAATGATTGGATTATATTTAGAAGAACCCTTTCCAGATGACTGCGGCACAGACCAAAACAAAGTGCTCTGCTGTGTTCCCACCCTGAAGCGCTGCTCTATCAAAGCCTTGCACAGGTCTAGAAAAGGCAAGCGAGATTTTAGCAAAAAAAGCTTAAAGTAGGTTAAAATGGCATTTAAATTTCTTTCACTTTTTAATGACCTTCTCATCCCAAATCACCGCTCGCTAAACTTTCGAGCCTTGATTTTTGCTGCTATGCTAGTGGCTAAAAAAAATGTTACAAGTAGCGATTATGCCGCTATTACGCAAATAGCAAGCCAGATTTATGGTTCAGATATGAGGCGCTGTAATGCTCTATTAAATACTGTAAAAGACTATGTAGAAAAAATCCAAAGAAAACAAGGCACGCTAGATAGAATGCTGGGGCTAATTGACTCTGAGCTTACTAGCGTCCCACGATATGTCAAAAAAATCGACTTTAGCCACCTAAGACAGTTGATGATAGAAAGTGATGAAGAAGACGCTATAACTCAAACGCAAGTTTATGATTTCATACTCTCAGAAGTGCGCAGAGTAGAGGAAAAAGAACAAGCAAAAACAAACAAAAAGGAAAAAAATGCATAAATTATTTGTAACTTTTTTTGGTGTGGGGCTGCTTAGACCAGCTCCTGGGACTTGGGGCAGCGTAGCTGGGGCGATTTGTGGATATTTTATTTATGAATTACTAAGCCGTGAGACCTTGTTTTTGGCTAGTATTTTGCTCTTTTTGGTAAGCATTAAAATCATCGATGCTTACGAAGCTAGCACGCAAACTCACGATGCTAGTCATATCGTAATAGACGAGGTCGCAGGCGTATGGCTAGCAATCGCTATTGGTGGTGGTGGGATTTTAGCTAGCGTGCTTGCGCTAGTGTTTTTTCGTATTTTTGATATCACAAAACCTAGTTTTATCGGCAGGATTGATAAGCAAGTAAAAGGTGGGCTTGGCGTGATGGGCGATGATATGCTAGCTGGGCTTATTGCTGGGCTAGTTGCTGGTGCGATTTGGGTGCTAAGTAGGCCTTATTTGCCTGAGCAGATCTTTGGTATTGCGTTGTTTTAGCTAACATTATAAAAGAAATCAAAAATCTAAAATCAAGGGAATAAAATGCTTGGATATATTTTAATGGCAATATTTTTGGGTGGCATGATATTTATTGCTTATAGCGCATTTAACGCTGTTAAAACAAACTAAAAGAAATTTTGGATTTTTCTAAGGAATTCTAGAATTTACTAAACCTTGTAGCAGTAGTAAAATAAAAGCCTTGGCAAGTCCTGCTAGCAATGGTGGCCCCGAATGGGTTCGAACCATCGACCACCACCATGTCAAGGTGGTGCTCTACCAGCTGAGCTACGGGACCAAAAAAGGCGCAAATTCTATATAAAGCTTGCTTAAAATAAAATTAAATATAATTTTTCAAGCCAAAAAAGCATAAAAATAGCCAAAAATCACTCAAAAATCTAGCCTTTTTGCTATAATCTCGCTTATGATTTTAAAAGAAAGTAAGTTTTAGGGCAAAAAAAATGAGAGATTTTAGCAGTATCGCAGCACGCTTTGAGGGTGCTTTTAGCGACTATGAAATCCATCTTAGCACGCAAATGAGCGGGTATTTCATCATCACAAAGCGTGGTGGATACAGCTCAGAGCTAATAGGCGAGGAGGTTGGCGAACTAGTCTTTAAAGACTGCACCAAAACCAGCGATGAAATCCGTGCCTACATCTGTGAAAAAACCCCTAAAGAACACAAACAAGAAAACGCCCCAAAAAGTTCTAAAGAAGACTCGCTTAGTTTTGAGATTAAAGAGGATAAAGAAGCGATAAATGAAAAACCTAGCGCGCCAGATTTTAGCATAGAGTTTGAGGAAACAAAACCTGCCTTTGAAATTATAGATGAAATCACAGATGAAAGCTCAGCTTTTGAGAGCCAAAATTCTAAGGCTAGCAAAGCTCTAGCTTTTGAAATCATAGATGAAAATAGCGATGGCGCAGGGGATAAATGCTTAGTGGGTGAAAGTCCGCTGGATGAAGACTTGCTGGGCGAAATTCCGTCTGCTTCATTTGAAATCATAGACGATGAAGATGCTAAAAATAGCGGCGAAATTTTGGCTGATGAAATTTTGGCTGATAAAAATTTTGCTAATGAAAGTTTGGCTGATGAAAATTTTGCTGATGAAATTCAAACCAGCCAAACTAGCCAAGCAAACCAAGCAAACCAAACAAACCAAACAAACCAAGCAAACCAAAGCCTAGCAAATGATGAAATAATCATCCCTGCTCATCACGACAGCCAAAAGATATTTTTTGCCAAAAACATCGAAATCATCAGCGCAAAAGTAGTAGAGATAGAACTCATCATTCACGGCTATGATGAGAGTTGTGATTCTTTTAGCTTTGAGAGAATTCCGCCTGATTGCGAGTATAAATACTCTATTAAAATCGGCGAGCTAAGGGCGATTTTTATTGCTACTATGGATGCAAATACTGCAAGCGAGTTTATCTCTGGCTTTAGCTTTAAAACAGAACGCCAAGTGCCAAAAAACATTGAAATATTCATAAACGAAAGCGTAGAGCCGGTGCTAGAGACTACGCTTTTTGCTTAAACCAAAATAAAGGATAAAAAATGAAATCAGATATAGTAAAAAAAGGCTACACAAAGACCCCGCACCGCTCACTTTTGCGTGCTACTGGGCTAAAAGACGAGGATTTTGCTAAGCCCTTTATCGGCGTGGCAAATAGCTTTATAGAAGTGATCCCGGGGCATTTTTATCTAAATGAATATGCTAAAATCATCAAAGATGAGA
Coding sequences:
- a CDS encoding phosphatidylglycerophosphatase A family protein — protein: MHKLFVTFFGVGLLRPAPGTWGSVAGAICGYFIYELLSRETLFLASILLFLVSIKIIDAYEASTQTHDASHIVIDEVAGVWLAIAIGGGGILASVLALVFFRIFDITKPSFIGRIDKQVKGGLGVMGDDMLAGLIAGLVAGAIWVLSRPYLPEQIFGIALF
- a CDS encoding DUF5416 family protein, which gives rise to MRDFSSIAARFEGAFSDYEIHLSTQMSGYFIITKRGGYSSELIGEEVGELVFKDCTKTSDEIRAYICEKTPKEHKQENAPKSSKEDSLSFEIKEDKEAINEKPSAPDFSIEFEETKPAFEIIDEITDESSAFESQNSKASKALAFEIIDENSDGAGDKCLVGESPLDEDLLGEIPSASFEIIDDEDAKNSGEILADEILADKNFANESLADENFADEIQTSQTSQANQANQTNQTNQANQSLANDEIIIPAHHDSQKIFFAKNIEIISAKVVEIELIIHGYDESCDSFSFERIPPDCEYKYSIKIGELRAIFIATMDANTASEFISGFSFKTERQVPKNIEIFINESVEPVLETTLFA
- a CDS encoding sulfite exporter TauE/SafE family protein, translating into MFESLYILPFVGVFVGFISGFFGIGGGAILVPVLLAFGYDIKSAIADATMLMLTAAIFGSYFNYKRAKYELRGAIILGLGAAFGSLFSGFIVEAVPELALKITLACVIAFNFYRLLRINIHENTGDVNIPEIWLFIIGAVIAAFAISIGMGGAVFLTPLLVGVLGVDIKKAISLGLFFVIFSSFGGFVSMSYNGLIDYKVGAILSVGGLVGVYFGTLAHHKIEKHKQKLALMGLNIITFSLVMRSIFLS
- a CDS encoding tetrahydrodipicolinate N-succinyltransferase N-terminal domain-containing protein; the protein is MPDFNEISSKMHEKAGYKDPLAFGIARVLKNMKGESIKVDFAVVNYKNSFASAAVILHALEKNGAKLDFNSPEAVYELHGGVLGDALEPFSSLFGELDKHANVKALKCAKNAAKVDYTLDYSHSFEAVFLYGDAKPASVESVYLKLYLLSKNFVKPREICLDGAFGILPNLAWDESGEPYELEWLREHEIELKMEGKYPNIAFIDKFPRMLSHIIPSDNATRVLDSAKVRLGAHLAPGTVVMPGASYINFNAGTLGSVMVEGRISSSVRVGAGSDVGGGASILGVLSGTNGNPISVGEKCLLGANSTTGVPLGDGCIVDAGLAILEGTKVFISADNRKKLAQINKDFSFDKEIYKARELSGLNGLHFRQDSRSGQITAALSTRAIKLNESLH